The genomic stretch CACGTCTCGATGCCGTAGCCGCGCAGGGCGACGGCGGCCTCCAGAGCGTTCACGTGGATGCTGACGAACAGCGCGGTGCCCGGCGTGCCCATCGCGGCGCGCAGTTGCAGGTCCGTGGTCTTCACGGAGTGCAGTTCGCGGTCGCTGTCGCGCGTCAGGATGACGTCCACCCCGGCGGCGCTGAGGAGCTCACGGACGCGCAGTGCGACGTCCAGCGTGACCTGCTTCTCGATGACCGCGCCGACCGCGCCGGGGTCTTTGCCGCCGTGACCGGGATCGAGCACCACGCGGGGTTTCACGAGGCTGGTGCTCAGGGCCAGCAGCGCGGTGGGGCGCGCGGCGAACTGCGGGGCGACGGCCTGCACGGTGCGCTGGCTGGCGGTCAGGGGGGTGCGGTCGGCCAGGGCGGGCGACAGGTCCAGGACCAGCCGGGACAGGTCGCCGCTGGCAGGGGGCAGGAGCTGGGCGCGCCAGCCGCTGCGGTCGGTGGTGCGCGCGGCGGTGCTCAGCGTGACGGTGGCGCCCTGCGCGGTGGGGGCGTAGGTCCAGCCGCGCAGTTCGGGGCTGACGCCCGTCGCCTGCTGGGGCGCGGCCGTGACGCCGCTCAGGGTGATGTTCAGCCCGCCGGGGCCGGTGGTGATGCGGTAGCTGCTGCCGGGGGGCAGGTCGAGCACCACGCGGGTCTGCCCGGGGCTCTTGCCGATGCGGGGCGTGCCCAGCGGGGCGGGGCGGGCGGGACCGGGCACGCTGCCCTGCAGGGCGCTGGGCTGCGCGGGGTTGGCGTCCGGCAGGCTGGGGGCGGGCAGGGGGACGCTGCTCCTGACCTGATCGCCGGGGGGGAGGCTGCCGGGCAGCGGGGCGTTCAGGACGGTCTGCGCGGCGGCGCTGGTGGGGGCGCTGGTGCGTACCTGGCCGCGCACGCTGCTGCCTGCGCCGCCGCTGATGCCCGGGCCGAGTTCCAGGATCAGGACGCGCTTGCCGGTGGCGAGGGTGGCCTCGCTGGCGCGCCAGCCGTCGTTGGGGGCCAGGGGGTACGGGGTGATCAGGGTGGCCTGCCCGGCTCCGGCGCGGTACTCGCTGACGCTGGCGCCCAGTTTGGCGCTGATGGCGGGCTGCACGCGCGCGCCCTGCACGTCGAGGCGCAGACCCGCGAAGGTGGGGGTCAGGGCGTAGGTGAGGCCCGCAGGGAGGTCGAACACGACGCGGGTGACGCTGCCCTGGCTGCTCACGCGGGGGTTGCCGAAGGTGGCGGCGCTGTCGGGCGTGGCTGGAACGGTGCCGGGCGTGACGGCGCCGGGGGTCGTGATGGGCGCGAGGCTGGGCAGGTTGATGCCGGGTGCGCCGGGGGTGAAGGGGGTCGCGTTCTGGGCGAGGCTGCCGGTCGCGACCGTGAACAGCAGGCCAGATGAGAGCAGGATGGCTGTTCGCTTCATGTGCCTTTTACTGTACGGGACAGCGGTGAGAACTCCGGGTGGGTCCTCATGGGAGTGTCGTCAGCCAAAAGTGTGATCATGACGGCATTCCGGGACTCTGCCTCTCATGAGTGCTGGCCGCCTGCGCCTCTTTCATGAGGTGCCGGGCGGTGTCCGGTCCGAACCACTGGTGAAGTGTCAGATCAATGGTTTATTTTACAAAGTATGCTAGAATCCAGGGCATGACTCAACTCTTCACCCCCTCCGCCCCGGACCGGCTGCGCGTGGACATCTGGTCGGACGTCGCCTGCCCCTGGTGCTACATCGGCAAACGCCGCTTCGAACAGGCCCTCACGGCCTTCCCCCACCGCGATCAGGTCGAGGTGATCTGGCACGCTTTCGAACTCGACCCCGGCGCGCCCGCAGAGCACCCGCTGACCATGCGCGACGCCCTGGCGAAGAAATACGGCCGCACCGCCGAGGACGCGCAGGGCATGATGGACCACGTCACCCGCACGGCCGCCGGGGAGGGCCTGGAGTACCACTTCGGGCGCGCCCGCCTGGGCAACACCTTCCAGGCGCACCAGCTCATCCACCACGCCGCTCAGCACGGGAAGCAGGACGCCATGAAGGAACGTCTGCTGCGCGCCTACATGAGTGACGGCGACCTCGTCAGCGACCTCGACACCCTGGTGCGCCTCGCGCAGGAGGTCGGCCTGGACGGCGCCGAGGTCCGCGCGGCCCTGCTCGACGGCCGCCACGCCCACGCCGTCCGTCAGGACGAGGCGCAGGCACAGGCGCTGGGCATCAGCGGCGTGCCGTTCTTCGTGCTGGGCGGCAAGTACGGCGTCAGTGGCGCGCAGGACCCCCAGACCCTGCTGGGCGCCCTGAATCAGGTGTGGCAGGAGACCCACCCGGCCCCCCTCCAGATGCTCGGCACCGAGACCCCCGCCGACGGCTGCGAGGACGGTCAGTGCGCCGTGCCCGACCGCGCCTGACCGGAACCCGACACGCACGGAACACGCCCCCGGGCAGTCGCGCCGGGGGCGTGCTCCATGCGGTTCAGGCCGGGTCGGGTGTGAGCTGCCCACTGGGCGCCGGGCCGTCCTCGGGCCGCGGACTGGGCTCGGCGGGCGGCAGGGTGCCTCCCGCCAGCACGGTCTGCAACTCCTCGCCGCTGAGGCTCTCGCGGGCGACCAGTTCGTCGGTCAGGCGGTGCAGGATATGCGCGTGCTCGGTCAGCAGGCCCAGCGCCCGCTCGAACTCCCCGTTCAGGATGCGGCTGACCTCCGCGTCGATCCGTTCGGCGGTGTGGTCGCTGTACACGCCCTGCTGCGGCCCGAACCCCAGGTAACTGCCGCTCTCCTGCGCCAGCGCCAGCTGTCCCACGTCACTCATGCCCCACTCGGTCACCATGCGCCGCGCCAGCCCGGTCGCCTGCTGGAAGTCGTTCGCGGCCCCCGTCGTGACCTGCCCGGTCGCGACCTGCTCGGCGGCGTGCCCGGCCAGCGCCACGCAGATGCGGTCCAGCAACGCCGCCCGCGTGTAGTGCATGCGGTCCTCCGGGGTGTACAGCGCGCTGCCCAGGCTGCGCCCGCGCGGCACGACCGTCAGCTTGTGCGCCTTGTCCGCGTGGGGCAGGAGCTGGGCGGCGAGGGCGTGACCGACCTCGTGGTAGGCGGTGACCTTGCGGTCGGCCTCGCGCACGACCATGCTGCGCCGTTCCGGGCCCATCAGCACCCGGTCACGCGCCTCGTCCACGTCCCGCCCCGTGATCCGGGTCCGCCCCGACCGCGCCGCCAGCAGCGCCGCCTCGTTCAGCAGGTTCTCCAGGTCCGCCCCCACCATCCCGGCCGTGCGCCGCGCGATCACCCCCAGGTCCACGCTGGGGTCCAGGGGTTTCTTGCGCGCGTGAATGCGCAGGATCATCTCGCGGCCCCGCACGTCCGGGGCGTCCACCACGACCTGCCGGTCGAAGCGGCCCGGTCGCAGCAGCGCCGCGTCGAGCACGTCGGGGCGGTTGGTGGCGGCCAGGATGATGACCTCCTGCCCACTGCCGAAGCCGTCCATCTCCACCAGAAGCTGATTTAAAGTCTGTTCGCGTTCGTCGTTGCCGCCCTGCATGTTCATGCCGCGTTTGCGGCCGACGGCGTCGATCTCGTCGATGAAGACGATGCAGGGGGCGTTCTTGCGGGCCTGCTCGAAGAGGTCACGGACGCGGGCGGCGCCGACACCGACGAACATCTCGACGAAGTCGCTGCCGGAGATGCTGAAGTAGGGGACGCGCGCCTCGCCCGCGACTGCTTTGGCCAGCAACGTCTT from Deinococcus soli (ex Cha et al. 2016) encodes the following:
- the ftsH gene encoding ATP-dependent zinc metalloprotease FtsH, whose product is MKRGTWLWVAGGAVLALLLAWVLWPRAQSGELDVTAFARALDGGQVQSATITYQNGTAVVTGALDSGPYRTRTLAADPLLNLESLQARGVNVSYGAPPRLSVLGALSLLLTLALIVGLIVLLLRSRQGGGTDAASTFGRSRAAVISEGQIKLTFGDVAGCDEAKADLQEVVDFLRHPDRYHQLGARIPHGVLLVGPPGSGKTLLAKAVAGEARVPYFSISGSDFVEMFVGVGAARVRDLFEQARKNAPCIVFIDEIDAVGRKRGMNMQGGNDEREQTLNQLLVEMDGFGSGQEVIILAATNRPDVLDAALLRPGRFDRQVVVDAPDVRGREMILRIHARKKPLDPSVDLGVIARRTAGMVGADLENLLNEAALLAARSGRTRITGRDVDEARDRVLMGPERRSMVVREADRKVTAYHEVGHALAAQLLPHADKAHKLTVVPRGRSLGSALYTPEDRMHYTRAALLDRICVALAGHAAEQVATGQVTTGAANDFQQATGLARRMVTEWGMSDVGQLALAQESGSYLGFGPQQGVYSDHTAERIDAEVSRILNGEFERALGLLTEHAHILHRLTDELVARESLSGEELQTVLAGGTLPPAEPSPRPEDGPAPSGQLTPDPA
- a CDS encoding N-acetylmuramoyl-L-alanine amidase family protein; amino-acid sequence: MKRTAILLSSGLLFTVATGSLAQNATPFTPGAPGINLPSLAPITTPGAVTPGTVPATPDSAATFGNPRVSSQGSVTRVVFDLPAGLTYALTPTFAGLRLDVQGARVQPAISAKLGASVSEYRAGAGQATLITPYPLAPNDGWRASEATLATGKRVLILELGPGISGGAGSSVRGQVRTSAPTSAAAQTVLNAPLPGSLPPGDQVRSSVPLPAPSLPDANPAQPSALQGSVPGPARPAPLGTPRIGKSPGQTRVVLDLPPGSSYRITTGPGGLNITLSGVTAAPQQATGVSPELRGWTYAPTAQGATVTLSTAARTTDRSGWRAQLLPPASGDLSRLVLDLSPALADRTPLTASQRTVQAVAPQFAARPTALLALSTSLVKPRVVLDPGHGGKDPGAVGAVIEKQVTLDVALRVRELLSAAGVDVILTRDSDRELHSVKTTDLQLRAAMGTPGTALFVSIHVNALEAAVALRGYGIETWWNPNHARSSALAALLQTQMVQQTGAFDKGLKNSQSLGVLRNSRVPAALVEIGFASHPVDGQNLQDSNYLDRVALGIAQGIREALVNGVTADGASAEPAPTAAKR
- a CDS encoding DsbA family oxidoreductase, translating into MTQLFTPSAPDRLRVDIWSDVACPWCYIGKRRFEQALTAFPHRDQVEVIWHAFELDPGAPAEHPLTMRDALAKKYGRTAEDAQGMMDHVTRTAAGEGLEYHFGRARLGNTFQAHQLIHHAAQHGKQDAMKERLLRAYMSDGDLVSDLDTLVRLAQEVGLDGAEVRAALLDGRHAHAVRQDEAQAQALGISGVPFFVLGGKYGVSGAQDPQTLLGALNQVWQETHPAPLQMLGTETPADGCEDGQCAVPDRA